In Thermothelomyces thermophilus ATCC 42464 chromosome 5, complete sequence, the sequence GTGCGTGGGGCATTCCAGGAGGATTTGACGTCGCCGCCGATGGTTCGCTTGAGAAGCGGCGCATGAAACCGCCCCAGAGGCTAGAGACGGAGGAGGTGAGAAATGTGGAGGAGCTGGACGAAGCGGTGCCTGGCGGGGTGGCGGAGCGGGAGGATGTTGGGGAGAGGTCGAGCTCCGATGGGCGAGAGCGAACGGGCTGGTTTCGGTTGGAAGTGTAGAATGCCATGGCTTCAATGATGCAGTGCTATGTCTGTACCTTCGCGAACTCGGTCGGGTACGTCCACCGCCGTGGCGGCCCGGGAAGGCAAGGAAAGCTGACGCTCCTATCTCGAAGCTCCCGAGGTCTGTCTGGTGGAGACCGGTGATCTGGAAGGCGACAGGCGATGCTAGCTTACAATGAATCGGGAACGGCGGCCATCAATTTCTCGAGAGCGTCGAAAAAATGGCGGATATGTAAGCCTTGTCTTTGTGTTCGTTTGCAAGAACCGCGGTGTCGCTTTGCAAACAAGTGGAGGAACGAGTCGGCCATGTTCTTGTTTCTTGTTTCTTGCATCTTGCATCAGCCTTATCAGCAGGCACTGTGGTCGGGTCGCATGAAGTGACAACTACGCTTCGGTACCTTGGCGCGCCCTGGCACAGGCCAATCGGGGGCGACTTGTTAGGTAACTGTTAGGTAactgtacgtccgtactcaAAGTGCACTGCTTCTGAAGGCGAGCACAGATTGGCCGCTGCGGGAAAGAAGTTGATTGGAGAGCCGTTGAGCGAGACACCAGCGTCGTGGAGACGATGCTATTATACCTTGGCAGTTCTTGGATTTTGGTTGTCTCGTTGCTGGACACCTTGGCGAGACCCCTGCCGTCAACTCTACAATACATGCATGAACTGTTCTAAACCTTTGGTGTTCTAGGCAGACCAATGGCTATCGACGGCGGTAGCTAGAAATGCCACGCCAGACGCCTTCTGGAGTGGGCTGCTCAGCGCAGATGTCGGGCTCGAACCCAAACTTTTGAATTAGATGATCACGGGTTGTAGGCCCGATCGTGGCGATCAGGGTGTTCCGGCCAGGTTGCTTGCGCTTGGCCTTGCCCGTGCTCGCGTCCAGGAGGTCCAGGGCACGAAGCATACTGTCACAACCGCTCGGCGAGAAGACAACCACCCATCTCGTCGGGCGATCTGCCGTCTCAGCCAAGCGCCGAGCGAAGTCGTCGTAGAACGACTCCAATTCCCCGGTACCGTAGATAACCACTTCGTCCACCCGCCATCCTGCCCCTGTTAGCACTTTGGGGATGACATCCCGCCGCTTCTCGCCAACTAGGAACAACAACGGAGGCTTAACCTCGCGGTCCTTGTACCATTCCCCATAGTGTTCGAGGATGAAAGGGGCCAGTTTGTCTCCTGCCCCCGTATGCTCTCCAAACACCTGCAGAGGAGGCACCTGGGGAACAGCCTTGAGGGCGCGCGTAGTGGCCGGCCCGACGCTATAGATGGGAACGTCCTGGAGATGAGGCCAGCCATCCTCACCTGCGGATTGCTCACCTTAGCTCTTGCATCCTCTGCCGCCGAGGCTGAAATCTCACCTCTCCTTTCCTCGACGAGCTTCGTGAAGGCTTCGACGGCGCGCTGGGAAGTAAAGATAATGCCGCCGTAGGCGCTGCCGGCTGTTGCGCTTATCGACCCGCTTTGGAGCGCATTTCGTACGATGGCTATCCCAGCTTCGTCGAACTGGTGCTTGAGCACAGGAACGAAGGAGGGCTCATAGCTGGCGCCATCAGGCGGCGATGTGAAGAACTCCTCATAGGTGTCACCAGGGGACGACTTGGTTTTTAGGAAAAGGATTGGCGTCTTTGGTGCCATTATTATCGAAAGCAATTGAGGTGACAAGGCGAAGACGAAAGATGGCGAGGTGCCCCTCGTGGGGTTAACCGCGGGGGCGACGGTTGACGGCTTGGTAGGCGAGGTGCTCCGTATACAGATTAGGTTTCTTTATCGATAAACATGGATTAGCTACGGGGAAGTTAGTCCGTACataagtacggattacggagtacatacacGTCTGATCCCTGCCAGCCTGATTTCCAAGCATCCGACAATTGCCGGCGTTCAATCTTCCGCAGAGCCGTTGAATATTTTTTGGCCTGGACCACAATACAGCTGTTCCGTGAATCTGGAGTTAGGCCTATCGGTTTTGGGCTTCTCGGTGCGTGCAGATGGCAAGGGACGGCACAGAAACGCAGCCTACCAGCGCGCCAGTCGCCGAAGGCGCCTCTGCAAGTGCTGCTACCGAGCCGCCAAAGCAGTATCCAAAGGGTGTAATTCTCGGCAAGGATGGGAAACCGTAGGTTTTTGCAGTGGTCATTAGGTTGATGTCCGCTTTTAACTGACCTCCATGCCCGTTGCAGTTGCCGCCCTTGCAATACCTTCGCATCCTTTACCGCCCAAAGCAAGTCCACGCTCAAAGCTGCAGCAACACAGGGACCACCAAAGGACTGTCCCCCGGACGTCGAACAGCTCGGCCGCAGCACTTGGACGCTTCTCCACTCGATTGCGGCCACATACCCGCCGAGGCCCACTCCAAAAGAGCAGTCCGATATTAAAGACTTCATGCGCTTGTTTTCCAAGCTGTACCCATGCTGGGTGTGCGCCGAAGATTTCCAAAGCTAcgtggagaagaaggaggtcAAGGCGGGGAGTAGGGAGGAATTCGGAAACTGGCTGTGCGAGGCACACAACGAGGTAAACCGAAAGCTGGGGAAGCCGACGTTCGATTGTAGCAAGTGGGAAGAGAGGTGGAGGACAGGCTGGAAGGATGGGAGTTGCGATTAAGGGTTGGGTAACGGGGTTCTGTTTGCCTTTTGGGACTGGGAATCGTGTGATCCAGGAAGGCTGGCTGGCGATAGACGGAGTTCGGCGTGATATGTATCTTGTACTTAAGACCCTCCCCCATTGTACTCTCAACTCTCTTGGTGTTGGCGGCTCGTCTCCTCGGCTTCAAGTCCAGCATAGCGACAACCAAGGAGCATTCGATATGCAACCCGATCTCAAGCAGAGAAAGGTGTTAGGGCCGACGAAAAGACCAGTCTTGCGAGCCAACCTGCGCTGGACCTATGGTACTGCGTGTGTGTGGGCGGATACCGAGTGTACTCCGTAAGGAGGGTTGGTCTCATGCCTCTTGGCGGGAGCCGCCCGATAACTAGTATAACTAGTTGTAACTCCGTATCCGGTTACGGAAACGGAAAGGCCCGCTCGGCTGTTCTCCGGCGGCTCCCCGATCGCTGATCAGAGCATGGAACAGATGTCAATTACATCACTCCCGCGTAAACGAACCATAGTTATCGAACCACAGTTATCGAACCACAGAGCCAGCCCATGGGAACGTCTGAACAGCTCGGAGGATGCAACCGATATTGCAATGCAAAACGTCACCCATGCTACAATTAATTCCCTGCACAACTACTTGTAAGCCGCGAGGCCTAGAACACAGTTGCAGAACCTGGGTATCGTGCCTGTGGTCTGATGCAGATATGTGTCACCACTCAAGACCCCGCCAACACGCCGCTTCGAGGCCCTGAACAGTACAAAGGGCGCTTCAAATTCGTACAAGCCCCCCCGAGGCCGTTTTCAAGTCTTTGTATGACCATCTATTTTCCGATTGACGTCCCTCACGGATTCTCTTTCGTTGCTGACCTCCTTGTGACCACAAACATCGCCAACAACAGACATGACAGACATCAGAGAGCAGGGCCTTAAGAAACCCGTCAACGTCGCCGAGTATCTGTTCAGGAGACTCCACGAAATCGGCATCCGCTCCGTTCATGGCCTCCCAGGTGACTTCAACCTGGTTGCATTGGACTACATTCCCAAAGCTGGCCTCAAATGGGTGGGCAGCGTGAATGAGCTGAATGCAGGTATGtgttccccccctccctctcccaCCTTGAAGTGCCATTGAGTGGAAAGCTCACACAGGGAACCAGCATACGCTGCCGACGGGTATGCCCGCACAAAGGGCATCTCAGCTATTTTTACTACCTTTGGAGTGGGAGAGTTATCTGCAATCAACGGTATCGCCGGCGCCTTCTCCGAACACGTTCCCGTAGTACACATTGTTGGCTGCCCGTCGACGATTTCACAACGGAATGGCATGCTGCTTCACCACACGCTTGGCAATGGAGACTTTAACGTTTTCGCCAACATGAGCTCTCAGATCTCTTGCGATGTGGCTCGTCTCAATAAACGGGCCGAGATAGCCGACCAGATCGACCATGCCCTGCGCGAGTGCTGGATCCGCAGTCGGCCCGTATACATCATGCTTCCGACAGACATGGTCGAGAGGAAGGTTGAGGGCGCCCGTCTGGACACGCCCATTGACCTCACAGAACCCGCCAACCAGTCAGAGCGGGAGGACTATGTCGTTGACGTCGTCCTGAGGTATCTCCACGCGGCTAAGCAACCTGTAATTTTGGTCGATGCCTGCGCCATTCGCCATAGGGTGCTCAAGGAGGTTCATGACTTGGTGGAGAAAACCCAGCTGCCGGTATTCGTTACCCCAATGGGCAAGGGCGCCATCAACGAGGACCATCCCAACTATGGCGGAGTATATGCGGGAACTGGTTCGCAGCCCGCGGTGGCTGAGCGTGTTGAGACAGCGGACCTGGTGCTTTCGATCGGCGCCCTCAAGAGCGACTTCAACACGGCAGGCTTTTCGTACCGGACGTCCCAACTCAACACGATCGACTTCCACTCGGACCATTGCACGGTGCGGTATTCCGAGTACCCCGGCGTGGCCATGCGCGGCGTGCTCCGCAAGGTGGTGGAACGGGTTGATCTTAGCAAACTGTCTAGGCCTCCATCGCCCGAGGTGGTCAACGAGGTGACTAAGAACAGGGATAGTTCCCAAACCATCACACAGGCGTTCTTCTGGCCACGCATTGGGGAATATCTGAAGGAGAACGACATCGTGGTGACAGAAACGGGCACGTCCAACTTCGGCATTTGGGAAACCAAGTACCCACGGGGTGTGACTGGGATCACACAAATTCTTTGGGGCAGCATTGGTTGGTCGGTGGGCGCCGCCCAAGGTGCCGCGCTAGCTGCAAAGGACATGGGCGTCGACCGCCGAACCATCTTGTTTGTCGGCGACGGCTCGTTCCAGCTCACGGCCCAAGAGGTGTCAACCATGATCCGACATGATTTGAGGATCACCATGTGAGTTTTCCCCTAGTCTTCTCGCAAACACGATGCTCACAACCCCTAGATTCCTGATTTTCAACGGCGGCTTCACCATCGAGCGCTTTATCCATGGCATGGAGGCCGAGTACAATGATATCACCCGTTGGAACTACATTGACGTGCCAACAGCATTCGGCGGTTCGGAAAAACAGGTTCGCAAGTTTGTCGTCAAGACCAAGGATGAGCTCGAGGAGCTATTGACGGACACAGACTTCAATGAGGCTAGAGGGTTACAGTTTGTTGAGCTGTGGATGCGAAAGGATGACGCACCGCGGGCCCTGAAGATCACTGCTGAGATTGCCGCTAGAAACAACGCAAGTATGAGTGAGTAAGATGGTGGCTTGGTGGCTGAAGGAGGAGAAATGGCGGAGCGGACAGTCCGGTGTCGGCTGCGGTGATGAGAAATCTCTTTCTTAATTGAGCCATAGTGAAATAAGGGACTGAGCTGCCTTGCTGTGTTTGGCCATTCTCAACTTCAGTGACACatttccctccctccctacCACCTTGTCTCGTTTTCTCTTGGGATTGCTATGTATTTTCTGAACAAAGGGGCGCAGGAAAAGGAGGTGGTAACACGTGACTCGTTCTCGGAGTCCATCTGCAGCGGCTCTTGTCCTCGTTTCTCAAGTGCTCCACACAACCAGCCAACACTTGCCCTTCAGAGCCCGTGCACTGcgctgtaatccgtatacagCCTTGTTTAAAAGGGCAGGTCCATTCGATTTCGAAACCTTCACGAGTGTCTCATTAGGCGTCAAGCAACAAACCTCTGCATAATTTTCTTGGGAAATGGGAGAAAACGGAAAAAGGAAAGACGCCCCAGGTGGAGGAGGGGATCATAAGTCCAAGAAAAAGAAGGTGAGACTGAACCGCAGCAGCCGACGAGGTTGAGCGGGTGGCACTCCGCGACCAGCTAGCTCCTCGCGGCCAAGCCAAGGGCTATGCTATTCTGGCCGGTTATGAATCTACCCTTTTTTCGAACGTCATTAGAACCGCCGTATCGAGAGCCTACAATTCCGGCGCCGCCTCACCAAGATCTCAAACTCTCGAGAACCATTTGCTAATTTCTGACCCTGTACAGACGGGAAACGGGGGTAAATGGAAAACTCCTCACCAGCAAGCCAAAGCGCTGTCCCAGGACGCCCATCCGCAGCCAGGCGATACTGGAATTTGGATCACTTGCGCCCGGCACCAGGAGGCCAAGGCGGCAAGGGAGATTGGGGTGCTGTTCTCCGAGGTCTGTCGCCTCACCCTCGTGCTTATTGCTGCCACCCTGGCCACGAAAGACAATCACTGACTGGAGGTTCAGTACGCCGAAAAGATGTACGGCATCAGGTCCATTCACGACACGCCACCTGCTAAAGATAGCGGTGGCGACGAGGGCGGCTCCGAGGATGATGATATCGAAGCGGCTATTCGAAAGGAGGTCGCTGCTCTCACTGCGAAGTCCTCTGCTGCCGTAGCCACTTCAACACCAGGTGAAATTGACAACAGCATCAACGACAACCGAATGACGCCTCTGAAAATGAACGTTGACTGCCTGCTGTTCGTCAAGACGCAGCCGCCCATCGACCCTGTTGCCTTTGTGCGTAGAATATGCGAAGACGCGCGCCGGTGCGGGGAGGTGCCTGGGCTGATGCGGTGTCGCTATGTGAACCGGTTAACGCCGGTAACTATCATGGGGAAGGCATCTGAGAACGGGTTGGTGGATGTAGCGAAGGAGGCGCTGGGAAAGTGGTTCGATCTGAgtgggaagaagaagggttCGGGTGGCGGTGAAGATGAAAAGAAGACTGCCGGCGCTGTGGCCAAGGGGCAGTCAGAGGCCGTCAAGCCTCAGGCGGGGGagaaagagggagagggtCTTGCAAATCCCGAGAGGAAGCCATTCACGGTAAGATGTTCCCGTCAGTCCAAGGGTCTGAGCGCAGACACtgaaccttttttttttccagtTTGCTATCCGACCAACCATCCGCAACCACAGCAACCTGAAGCGAGATGTGGTGATTAACACCATCGCCGGTCTCATCAACGACGATCTTCATAAGGTCAATCTCACCTCGCCCGACAAGGTGATACTCGTTGACATCTACCAGGTGAGCAACAGAAGCCCGAGATCCCAGCGCAGGCCCCGGACCGAAGCGGCTAACTCCGCCCAGACCGTTTGCGGTATGAGCGTCGTCGATGGCGATTGGGACGAGCTCAAGCGTTACAACCTTACGGAATTGTATAGTCAAGGGCGAAATGTCGATGCCCATCGGTCCAAAGATtagggggaggagggcgcACGGGCTGGCAACAAATATGCAAAGCCCATACGGAGTATATCCATCTCTCGTATTCTGATTGGCCTTCGGACAGGTGCACCGTTTCCGGCATCGAACAAGACCGAACAGCGGCCGCCAAGCCTCGGCACTAAGCCCTATTCCAGATAAATTTGCCGAGCCGACCGTTCAGCTGGAACCTTGGCGCATCCCGAAGCCGGTGGCAGCCCGGCTCGGGGGGCGTTCCGGTCCGCTGATGAGGAACCCGCAAACGAAGGAATTAATAAACGAACTTGCCTCACCGACAGCCGGATTAATAAGCTTGCAACGAGGCAGCTTTTGAGCAGAGGAAAGCAGGAGGTGCCGCTGGAACCCCGACTAAGGCTGGTGGTCCTCATTCCACTTGGAGCGCGTCCATGCGAAACCGAGAACTCGCGAACAAGGACGGTCACCGACCTTCAGATTTCAGAATCTGTAAATGTGGGGACCACGCTGCGATGATCGCCCTACTGAGTGATCCGTGCATACATGACATACATACAACTATGCGAGACTTCGCTTAGCCCTGGCCAATCATCGAGAAAACCGACTCGCCTTGCTGCTGTACGTCCGCTTCTTTTTTGGGCTCGAGAATGTCTAGAATACCCCGGAGACGATGACGGTTGTTGGATGAACATGACACCTCCTCGTGACGGAGCAGAAATCGAGAATGCCGCGTCGCCCTACTCGCGTGTCGTTGCCAATTAGCCGTGTTGGCCGAGCCTTCCTTTAACCACCTTCCTCATTCGTTGTGGTGAGATTCTCGCCGTATTACTTGTACAGGGCACGTAGAACGCTACCAGAACGGATTATTCACGGAACGCATACACGACCGATCTCCCTTAGAACCGGTGAGCGTGACGACGACGCTTGGGGGGCTCTGGAGCCCGTTATGGATGGAGACCCAGATAGATTTTGTACAAGGGACTTCTGGGTTGGGAATTGGGAAGTGGGAAGGCAACAGTTTAGGTCCCCGGATTCCGCAGGTGATTCGGCCACCAAGCGGCCGAGGCCGGATCCTGGCTTTCATGTTGTCGTGTCGAGGCTCGTACCCACCATTCCAGCTacggtactccgtagtgccCATTACGTAGGGCGTTGGAAGTGTGGCAGACGGGGTAGGTAACATTCGCCCTAACTAGTGCACGTCTGTACGTACAAATCCATCCGCGTGGCACACAAGGATGGATGGTacagtactgtactgtactgtacatacaattCCTGCAATACATACTCGGTCCACTAATCCGCGTACACATCGCCGGCATCCGTGGCGGCAAGCGATTTTCACTTCCAGGTTATTCCCATGCCCGGGGCCGTCTAAGTACTGCCTAtgtgtgtacggagtacagatGCCATGATTTCCACCCATGTCAGGACAGAACAAAAAGCAGTCGAGGGGAGAGTCCCGGGTATATCTCTCGCTACACGCGTGCCCCTATTCGTCCGTCTCGTTTCTCAACTCCACGAAACGCTCTATTGGCGGACCTTCCCTTGCCCCGTGTCCGCTGTGTTCCTCGCTCCGTATAAGTAGTTCCCAGTGATAGCATGCAAAACGAATGATGAATGGCCTGGTGGGCTCTGTCCCTGTGTCTTGAACTGCCGTTTCGCGACTGGGTTCACACTCCTACGCTGTGTCCATCATCTGTTGTTTCCGCCCTTAAATGACTCTGCAGCTTGGCTTGAACCATATGCACCACCCTACAGCATCATAAACGCCAGCTCCCGAACCGACCTCCTGTGAGAGCCCCAAGATCATGATCAAAAGAGCCGCCATCTTAACTTCCTCACGATATCCGGGCAAATAGTTGGTCCTTTGGCCGGGCGTGCTGACGGCGGCCCTCATGCTCGCACGGCGTTTAGAGACTACGGGCAGGTCGGTGACACATTATCAGTAGTCCAAGCCAGAAGGCTGCGAACACACGACGCCTTCTTCACTTTCTCCCCTCCTTTCGCGCCGCTGCACGCTGTCTGCATACCGACAGGCAGCGGCTCCaagctatctatatataccccGACAGAGAGGAAGCATCCGGCTCCGTTTCGCCATGTGCCAACCGCCCGCCGAAAATGTCGTCAGGGAAATGCTGGGCCCTCTCCTCTCCGAGGACGTAGCCATCGACAAGTTACAGCCGCTCCCTTCCGACCGCCCCCTGAGAGTTCACCAAGTTCTCCTTTCGGACGGCAGAACACTGCACCTCGTTCTCCCGCCCGTATTCATGTGGCGACCTTTGAGAGCCGAGCAAGACATGCTGGCGTCCGAAGCGGTCACGGTGCGGTGGGTCAGGCAGGCTCTCGCCAGAGGAGATCCCGATGCTGGGGAGCAGACTTCCCGATCTCCTCTCAAGCCTGGCCCTGCCGCCACTATACTCCCCCTCGTACCAAATCTTCTGCGCCGCGGCCAAGGGAGCCAACTCCCCGACTCTTCCTTCGCCGTGTACGAACCCATCCGCGGGACGTCGCTCTCCCTCCTTCCGACCCAGCCAACACCGGCTTCACAGCACGAGATCGATCGGCAACTTGGCGGTCTGTTCCGCAGCCTGGCCACCCTAACCGCACCCACAAACCGCTTCGGGCCCCTGGCAGCTGTCATCGGCGGCGACACGCCAGAGCCAGCTCACCCACTTGGAGGGGTAGGGGTGGCTGCAAGACTCTTGAAAGGTCTGATGGAAGGGGGCCTCTCCGCTACCGGCGGTGCGGAGACATGGTCGGTGGCGTTCCACTCTATGCTGGAGGGTGTTCTGCGGGACGGCGAGGACATGGCCGTCGTGATACCGTATCCCACCATCCGGAAGCATTTTCGACGACTGGGGTACTTGTTGGACGAGGTTACGATACCGCGGCTGGTGGTGGTCGAGGGCGCAGGGGAGGCAAACGTGCTAGTCGCCGAAGAAGGCGAGTGGAAGGGCGATGAGAGGGACGGGGAGccggaagagaagggggtTGGGGGTAGTGGTAGTGAGTATGCTATGGGAGACAGTAGAGGGGAAGAACCAGAGCATGGGAATGGGGCAGCAAGACGTCTCGACAAAGGAAAAGGGCCGCCAGGGCCAAAGCAAAAAAAGGTAGAGACGAATGAAGAAGAGCAACGACGCGTACAACAACAGGAACAACAGCGGCACCagcgccagcagcagcagcaacaacaacaacaacaacaacaacaccaccaccaccaccaccaccaacaccaacaacaacaacaacaggcCTTGAAACTCACGGGTCTCCGCGACTGGAGCAGCGCCATCTTCGGCGACCCCCTCCTTGCAACCATCTTCAGTGACCCAGTGGGTCACAGACAACCCCCTTCGTCTGCTTTTCTGGAGGGTTTCAATGCCGAAGACCTCAGCCACAACTCCGGCCACGACCCAGGTGCCCGTCGCCTTCCCTACCCCCTAGACCATACCATAATACAAGGCGTCGACACAGCTTGGATCCGAATTCTGTTCTACAAGGTCTACCACGCCGTTACGCGCATCGTGGCCGAGTTCTACCGGCCGCGACCGGACAGCAGCGCACGAGAGCTCGAGGCACGGAGACAGCTGAATGGAGTTCTGGCAAAGCTGGCGGAGGTTTCTGGAGACGCAAAGAAGAGACATCCGAGGCCAACAGGGGAGATGTCGCCCGCAAAGAGGCTGAGAGCAGCCGGAGATGGACAATGACGGCGGCCACGTTCGTTCTGCTGGCTGTGGCTGCTGCTGGACGGTCGAAGATGGGACTCTTAAGAGACGCCATGACAGGGCTGTCAACGGGCGCATTGTACCCATTGGAGTTTTGCCCAGACATATGCAAAAGCGCTAGCGCTAGTAGACACCCCGCTTGCACATCTCTGCCTGTTATTCCTCGTCGCTCGAGTCTTCTTCATCCCTGGGCAGGCTCATGCCCATGAGCCCAAGAAGGTTACCCGCAGGACCAGCCATGCCTGCCTGGCTCTTGAAGCTTTCGAGAAGATTCTTGGCAAGGTTGTAGTCAATGTCCACCTCTTTGTCGCTGCCTTCGtcgccctcgtcctcgtcctcgtcctcgtcctcgtcctcctcccttTCTTCGGCCGGCGGCGCGTCTGGCGTGTTCTCTCCCCTCTCCTTGACCTTGGCTGTGGCCTTCTTGGGTTTCGGGTCAAGCTCCAATGCGCCAAGCCCCCTAAGTTCTGACTCCATTTGCTCCATCACATTGCGTATttcctcgtcgtcgctcTCACCTCGCTCGTCAGGCTCACCCGCCGAGGTCTCTTTTGCCCCCTCGGCCTGGCCAACATCCTCCGGGGGAAGCCCCATCATCTCCCTCATCATCCTCGAAAACTGCTCCTCGTCGAAGCTGACCTCCCGGTCCTCATCCTCGTCCGTATCCCCTTCATCGGAGTCCTCATCActctcatcatcatcatcatgatCCATTTCATCGATCTCGGCCCCGTCGATGCCCGCCGATTCATCGTTCAGGAACGCCTCAAACCTCGACACGATCTTTTGCAGATCCGCCTGCGCACTGGCATCGCCAAAGCCGCTCCCCGTAGCACCCTCCTTGGTGTTGTTCCCTTTCCCCTCCAGCTCCCTCTCAAAGTCCCTGAAATCAATGTCCATCCACCCGTCATCGTCCTCCCTCCCCACCCCCTCCCACCTGGCGATCTCGTCATCTGTCGGCAGCGCACTGTCGCCCCCGTCCTCGGCCAGGTCTtccagcagcagcccgaCCTCCCTCACCACCCGACTCGCGCTCTGGCCGGGCGTCTGACACAAGATCTCAAAACCCGTCGTGAGCTTCATGCCCATCTCCAACCTCGCCAGTTTCTTCCTTGCTTCTTCTTCCGCCTTGGAATCCGCCGCGGCAGAAACCGCTGCCGCAGCCTCGAGGCCGGCTGCGTGGAGCACCGGCCTCCACGCCACCGGCGGTGGGGCGAAACGCTGGCTCTTAAGCTGCGCGTAGAGGACCTTTGTGAAGCGTACGCTGACCGTGACGAGGTCCGTCGGCGGAAAGGTGAGGCTGCTTTTGAATGAGGCGCCGACGGGGCGGAGAAGGGGCTTGAGGGAGCGCGGGTCGCGCAGGTAGAAGGCTTCGGTGGCCGGGGCCACGGAGGCCGGGCGGGCGTGGAGGATGTAGGCGAGTTTGCGGGGGATGGTGACGAGGGAGTGATGGACGGAAGCGGCAATTTGGGACGGGTACTTCTCCAGCCGGTAGAAGGCCTCGGCTTCGATCTGGGGGGAGTGGACGAGGGCAGATGGGGAAGTGGTCTTGAGAGTGTCGATGGCTTCGCGGAGGGTGAGGGGTTTGGAGGCCGAGCCGGTTGTCGCCGTAGCGGCTGGGTCGCTAGGGGTGCTCAGGGGGATAATGAGCAGCTTTCCATTGTGTATCCAGACCCGGTTGCCGTCATTCTCGGGACTGAGCCATTTGGGGGTGACCTTGGCCGCCTCAATGAGAAGGAACTCGCCGTCGCTGTCAGAGACACGAACCCAAAGGCTGGGGAACGATTTGCTCAGTTCCCTGAGGAGGTAGACGATAAGCCACTCATCCTCGACGTTGTCTCCATAGTGAGTAGTGCCGTAGAGGTAAGGGAGCCCTAGGCCTGCGTGTCGTAGGGTCAGCTGTTGCGCATGGTTGTCCGGACACAACGACACACACCTTTTTGAGTTTTCGTCTCCAGCTTGAATGGATCTTTCTGCCAGATATAGTCTTTCGCGATCTCGTCCAACTTTTTATCGGCTGCCCTGCGGATCGC encodes:
- a CDS encoding pyruvate decarboxylase-like protein, which gives rise to MTDIREQGLKKPVNVAEYLFRRLHEIGIRSVHGLPGDFNLVALDYIPKAGLKWVGSVNELNAAYAADGYARTKGISAIFTTFGVGELSAINGIAGAFSEHVPVVHIVGCPSTISQRNGMLLHHTLGNGDFNVFANMSSQISCDVARLNKRAEIADQIDHALRECWIRSRPVYIMLPTDMVERKVEGARLDTPIDLTEPANQSEREDYVVDVVLRYLHAAKQPVILVDACAIRHRVLKEVHDLVEKTQLPVFVTPMGKGAINEDHPNYGGVYAGTGSQPAVAERVETADLVLSIGALKSDFNTAGFSYRTSQLNTIDFHSDHCTVRYSEYPGVAMRGVLRKVVERVDLSKLSRPPSPEVVNEVTKNRDSSQTITQAFFWPRIGEYLKENDIVVTETGTSNFGIWETKYPRGVTGITQILWGSIGWSVGAAQGAALAAKDMGVDRRTILFVGDGSFQLTAQEVSTMIRHDLRITIFLIFNGGFTIERFIHGMEAEYNDITRWNYIDVPTAFGGSEKQVRKFVVKTKDELEELLTDTDFNEARGLQFVELWMRKDDAPRALKITAEIAARNNASMSE